The proteins below are encoded in one region of Streptomyces roseirectus:
- a CDS encoding response regulator: MIEVLVVDDDTRVARVNAAYVEKVPGFSVAGQAHSAAEALRLLELLPRVDLVLLDHYLPDATGLDVVQEMRRRGHQADVVMVTAARDVTTVQAAMRHGALQYLVKPFAFAGLRAKLEAYGELRRTLDVGGEAEQADVDRMFGALSAPSEPGLPKGHSPTTTELVRQCLMHADGPLSAQEIADRTGVSRQTAQRYLKLLERTGRARLTLKYGDAGRPEHRYVWATRA, translated from the coding sequence GTGATCGAGGTCCTGGTCGTCGACGACGACACCCGGGTCGCCCGGGTCAACGCCGCCTACGTCGAGAAGGTGCCGGGCTTCTCCGTCGCCGGTCAGGCGCACAGCGCGGCCGAGGCGCTGCGTCTGCTGGAGCTGCTGCCCCGGGTGGACCTCGTGCTCCTGGACCACTACCTGCCCGACGCGACGGGCCTCGACGTCGTCCAGGAGATGCGCCGCCGCGGCCACCAGGCGGACGTCGTCATGGTGACGGCCGCGCGGGACGTCACGACGGTCCAGGCGGCGATGCGGCACGGCGCGCTCCAGTACCTGGTCAAGCCGTTCGCCTTCGCGGGCCTGCGCGCCAAGCTGGAGGCGTACGGCGAGCTGCGCCGCACCCTGGACGTCGGCGGCGAGGCCGAACAGGCCGACGTGGACCGCATGTTCGGCGCCCTGTCCGCGCCGTCGGAGCCCGGTCTGCCCAAAGGGCACTCCCCCACCACCACCGAGCTGGTCCGCCAGTGCCTGATGCACGCCGACGGACCGCTGTCCGCCCAGGAGATCGCCGACCGCACGGGCGTGAGCCGTCAGACCGCCCAGCGTTATCTGAAGCTCCTGGAGCGCACCGGCCGCGCGCGGCTGACCCTCAAATACGGCGACGCGGGCCGCCCTGAGCACCGTTACGTGTGGGCGACCCGCGCCTGA
- a CDS encoding response regulator transcription factor: MTLDTARRPARVLVADDQTVVREGIVTLLGLLPEVEVVGAAVDGEDAVRLVAELAPDVVLMDLRMPRCDGVEATRRIRAGHPGTQVVVLTTFADDESLFPALRAGARGYLTKDAGGEEIVRAVHSVLSGDAGLSPSIQRRLLERLSEPEPEPVEPAGPPDGLTAREAEVLTLIAEGLSNQEISRRLHVSTTTVKTHINNLFAKTGLKDRAQAVSYAYRKGLVKPPKSEMG; encoded by the coding sequence ATGACGCTGGACACGGCGAGGAGGCCCGCGCGGGTGCTGGTGGCGGACGACCAGACCGTCGTCCGCGAGGGCATCGTGACGCTGCTCGGGCTGCTGCCCGAGGTGGAGGTGGTGGGCGCCGCGGTGGACGGCGAGGACGCGGTGCGGCTGGTCGCCGAACTCGCCCCGGACGTCGTCCTGATGGACCTGCGCATGCCCCGCTGCGACGGCGTCGAGGCGACCCGGCGGATCAGGGCCGGTCACCCCGGCACCCAGGTCGTGGTGCTCACGACGTTCGCGGACGACGAGTCCCTGTTCCCGGCGCTTCGGGCAGGCGCCCGCGGCTACCTGACGAAGGACGCCGGCGGCGAGGAGATCGTCCGGGCGGTGCACAGCGTCCTGTCCGGGGACGCGGGACTGTCGCCGAGCATCCAACGGCGGCTGCTGGAGCGGCTGTCGGAGCCGGAACCGGAGCCGGTCGAGCCGGCGGGGCCGCCCGACGGGTTGACGGCGCGCGAGGCCGAAGTTCTGACCCTGATCGCCGAGGGGCTGAGCAACCAGGAGATCTCCCGGAGACTCCACGTCTCCACGACGACGGTAAAGACCCACATCAACAACCTGTTCGCGAAGACGGGGCTCAAGGACCGTGCGCAGGCAGTGAGTTACGCATACAGAAAGGGGTTGGTAAAACCACCAAAATCGGAAATGGGATAA
- a CDS encoding DUF485 domain-containing protein translates to MQLSNDRARSGGGGPERAREHREVRPPVPEEPAGVRHDDPWFGALAPDWPGTEPPGAPAPAVPAPRQEPARDAMAEVYLAVQRSAAFQEVRSRYRRFVVPAGIGFFLWYVAYVVAATTAPGFMARPVVGAVNVALVAGLGQFLTTFVLAWAYARHARLRRDRAALDLRWDTQELTRGVKGGTS, encoded by the coding sequence ATGCAGTTGAGCAACGACCGTGCCCGCAGTGGCGGGGGCGGTCCCGAGAGAGCACGCGAGCACCGAGAGGTGCGACCCCCGGTCCCCGAAGAGCCGGCGGGCGTGCGTCATGACGATCCTTGGTTCGGCGCCCTGGCTCCGGACTGGCCCGGAACGGAACCACCGGGCGCACCCGCGCCGGCGGTCCCCGCTCCCCGCCAGGAACCGGCCCGCGACGCCATGGCGGAGGTCTACCTCGCCGTCCAGCGCAGCGCCGCCTTCCAGGAAGTGCGCAGCCGCTACCGGCGGTTCGTGGTCCCGGCGGGCATCGGCTTCTTCCTCTGGTACGTGGCGTACGTCGTCGCCGCGACCACCGCGCCCGGGTTCATGGCCCGTCCCGTCGTGGGCGCCGTCAACGTGGCACTGGTCGCCGGTCTCGGCCAGTTCCTCACCACCTTCGTGCTGGCCTGGGCCTACGCCAGGCACGCCAGGCTGCGCAGGGACCGGGCCGCCCTCGACCTGCGCTGGGACACCCAGGAGCTGACGCGCGGCGTGAAGGGCGGTACGTCGTGA
- a CDS encoding sucrase ferredoxin: protein MSTCTTVARDLDEPFSGTAATATTWLLLEQPGPWGAKALTESHLDRHLGRALERAAKGTGVRVALIRRPGRHADVGAPPPRQVFAAHTVPGGVWLRAATIQDPRQLLDLDLGALGRGDHRTFDTVLGGRPHTGDPLALVCTNGKRDRCCALLGRPLAAELTASDVPGVWEVTHLGGHRFSPTVLVLPYGYAYGRAEAHTVKDVLHAAREGRVVVDGCRGCSAWERPGQAAELAVRTAVHEYTAEALGVVRTTGDAPRWEVTVAHTDGRRWRVVVAQSNPLPARPESCGASVLGTPARMDVVEVRELTAARAALAS, encoded by the coding sequence GTGAGTACGTGCACGACTGTCGCGCGGGATCTCGACGAGCCCTTTTCCGGGACCGCGGCCACGGCGACGACCTGGCTCCTGCTGGAACAGCCGGGCCCCTGGGGCGCCAAGGCGCTCACCGAGAGCCACCTGGACCGGCACCTGGGCCGCGCCCTGGAGAGGGCCGCCAAGGGCACGGGCGTCCGGGTCGCGCTCATCCGCCGCCCCGGGCGCCACGCCGACGTCGGCGCCCCGCCCCCGCGCCAGGTGTTCGCCGCGCACACCGTCCCCGGCGGGGTGTGGCTGCGCGCCGCCACGATCCAGGACCCCCGACAGCTCCTGGACCTCGACCTCGGCGCGCTCGGCCGGGGCGACCACCGCACGTTCGACACCGTCCTCGGCGGGCGCCCGCACACGGGCGACCCGCTCGCCCTGGTGTGCACGAACGGCAAGCGCGACCGCTGCTGCGCCCTCCTCGGCCGCCCCCTGGCCGCCGAGCTGACGGCCTCCGACGTACCGGGCGTCTGGGAGGTCACCCATCTGGGTGGTCATCGTTTCTCCCCCACGGTGCTCGTCCTGCCCTACGGCTACGCGTACGGGCGCGCCGAGGCCCACACCGTCAAGGACGTCCTGCACGCCGCCCGCGAGGGTCGCGTCGTGGTCGACGGGTGCCGCGGGTGCTCGGCCTGGGAGCGGCCCGGCCAGGCAGCCGAACTCGCCGTCCGCACGGCCGTCCACGAGTACACCGCCGAGGCGCTGGGCGTCGTCCGCACGACGGGGGACGCGCCCCGCTGGGAGGTCACCGTCGCCCACACGGACGGCCGGCGCTGGCGGGTCGTCGTCGCCCAGAGCAACCCGCTGCCGGCCCGCCCGGAGAGCTGCGGGGCGTCGGTGCTGGGGACTCCGGCGCGGATGGACGTCGTCGAGGTGCGGGAGCTGACGGCGGCGAGGGCGGCGCTGGCGAGCTGA
- a CDS encoding DNA gyrase/topoisomerase IV subunit B, which produces MTADTSVPSTALLAGADRDGSNYTARHLLVLEGLEAVRKRPGMYIGSTDSRGLMHCLWEIIDNSVDEALGGFCDHIDVVLHDDGSVEVRDNGRGIPVDVEPKTGLSGVEVVMTKLHAGGKFGGGSYAASGGLHGVGASVVNALSARLDVEVDRGGNTHAISFRRGVPGAFAAAGPDAKFDPDSGLRKTKRVAKTRTGTRVRYWADRQIFLKDAKLSLEHLHQRARQTAFLVPGLTIVVRDELGLGEGGSKGEESFRFDGGISEFCEYLAADKPVCDILRFTGQGTFRETVPVLDEHGQMTPTQVTRELGVDVALRWGTGYDTTLKSFVNIIATPKGGTHVAGFEQAVTTTMNEVLRAKKLLRVAEDGVTKDDALEGLTAVVTVRLAEPQFEGQTKEVLGTSAARRIVAQVVAKELKAFLTSTKRDAAAQARVVMEKVVAAARTRVAARQHKDAQRRKTALESSSLPAKLADCRSDDVDRSELFIVEGDSALGTAKLARNSEFQALLPIRGKILNVQKSSVTDMLKNAECGAIIQVIGAGSGRTFDLEAARYGKIIMMTDADVDGSHIRCLLLTLFQRYMRPMVEAGRVFAAVPPLHRIELVQPKKGQDKYVYTYSDRELRDKLMEFQTKGVRYKDSIQRYKGLGEMDADQLAETTMDPRHRTLRRINLSDLEAAEQVFDLLMGNDVAPRKEFISSSAATLDRSRIDA; this is translated from the coding sequence GTGACCGCCGATACGTCCGTGCCGTCCACAGCGCTGCTGGCAGGAGCAGACCGGGACGGCTCCAACTACACCGCGCGGCACCTGCTCGTCCTCGAAGGACTTGAAGCCGTACGCAAGCGCCCCGGCATGTACATCGGCTCGACCGACAGCCGCGGTCTGATGCACTGCCTGTGGGAGATCATCGACAACTCCGTCGACGAGGCGCTGGGCGGTTTCTGCGACCACATCGACGTCGTGCTCCACGACGACGGCTCGGTGGAGGTCCGCGACAACGGCCGAGGCATCCCGGTCGACGTCGAGCCCAAGACCGGCCTGTCCGGCGTCGAGGTCGTCATGACCAAGCTCCACGCGGGCGGCAAGTTCGGCGGCGGCTCCTACGCCGCCTCCGGCGGTCTGCACGGCGTGGGCGCCTCCGTCGTCAACGCACTCTCCGCCCGGCTCGACGTCGAGGTCGACCGCGGCGGCAACACGCACGCGATCAGCTTCCGCCGCGGTGTCCCCGGCGCCTTCGCGGCAGCCGGGCCCGACGCCAAGTTCGACCCGGACAGCGGACTGCGCAAGACCAAGCGGGTCGCGAAGACCCGTACCGGCACGCGCGTGCGCTACTGGGCCGACCGTCAGATCTTCCTCAAGGACGCCAAGCTCTCCCTGGAACACCTCCACCAGCGCGCCCGCCAGACCGCGTTCCTGGTGCCCGGCCTGACCATCGTCGTCCGCGACGAACTCGGCCTCGGTGAGGGCGGCAGCAAGGGCGAGGAGTCCTTCCGCTTCGACGGCGGCATCAGCGAGTTCTGCGAGTACCTGGCCGCCGACAAGCCGGTCTGCGACATCCTCCGCTTCACCGGCCAGGGCACCTTCCGCGAGACCGTCCCGGTCCTCGACGAGCACGGCCAGATGACCCCCACCCAGGTCACCCGCGAACTCGGCGTCGACGTCGCCCTGCGCTGGGGCACCGGCTACGACACGACACTCAAGTCGTTCGTGAACATCATCGCCACCCCCAAGGGCGGCACCCACGTCGCCGGCTTCGAGCAGGCCGTCACGACGACCATGAACGAGGTGCTGCGCGCCAAGAAGCTGCTGCGCGTCGCCGAGGACGGCGTCACCAAGGACGACGCCCTGGAGGGCCTGACCGCCGTCGTCACCGTCCGGCTCGCCGAACCGCAGTTCGAGGGCCAGACCAAGGAAGTCCTCGGCACCTCGGCGGCCCGCCGGATCGTCGCCCAGGTGGTCGCCAAGGAGCTCAAGGCGTTCCTGACCTCCACCAAGCGGGACGCCGCCGCCCAGGCCCGCGTCGTCATGGAGAAGGTCGTCGCCGCCGCGCGCACGCGTGTCGCCGCCCGCCAGCACAAGGACGCGCAACGCAGGAAGACGGCCCTGGAGTCGTCCTCCCTGCCGGCCAAGCTCGCCGACTGCCGCAGCGACGACGTCGACCGCAGCGAACTCTTCATCGTCGAGGGCGACTCCGCGCTCGGCACCGCCAAGCTCGCCCGCAACTCCGAGTTCCAGGCGCTGCTGCCGATCCGCGGCAAGATCCTCAACGTCCAGAAGTCGTCCGTCACGGACATGCTGAAGAACGCCGAGTGCGGCGCGATCATCCAGGTCATAGGAGCGGGGTCCGGCCGGACCTTCGATCTCGAAGCCGCCCGCTACGGCAAGATCATCATGATGACCGACGCCGATGTGGACGGCTCCCACATCCGCTGCCTGCTGCTGACCCTGTTCCAGCGGTACATGCGGCCCATGGTCGAGGCCGGGCGCGTCTTCGCCGCGGTCCCGCCGCTGCACCGGATCGAACTCGTCCAGCCGAAGAAGGGCCAGGACAAGTACGTCTACACGTACTCGGACCGTGAACTGCGCGACAAGCTCATGGAGTTCCAGACCAAGGGCGTGCGGTACAAGGACTCCATCCAGCGGTACAAGGGTCTCGGCGAGATGGACGCGGACCAGCTGGCCGAGACGACGATGGATCCCCGGCACCGGACGCTGCGGCGGATCAACCTGTCCGACCTGGAGGCGGCGGAGCAGGTGTTCGACCTGCTGATGGGCAACGACGTGGCACCTCGTAAGGAGTTCATCTCCAGCTCGGCGGCCACGTTGGACCGGTCGCGGATCGACGCGTAG
- a CDS encoding sensor histidine kinase: protein MTENPWTRWPSREALARKDDTPARRSLGRALRLLALGVLLWSAVDSPRAHGWTLAAGGAIVLVAAGAARGFFRMTLAHRLWPSLLLLTLLLGLAVAAEALGFGSPAIVLWCGCAVVALERLPLGAALPFASVALSAFAAVNEDMWLTTAATLGALAMVGYTLRLDAEARGSAARLLAQERAAREAEAESAALTERARIAREIHDVLAHSLSAQLVHLEAARLLIERGADRQQILDRVVAARAMARDGLDETRQALSALRGDLTPLEDFLTGLARGADGTEVTVEGERRPLPVEASQAVRRVAQEALTNVRKHAPGARVSLRLAYGPGEVTLDVRDSGGSPGELAGAGGGYGLLGMRERAELLGGSLEAGPDEEGFTVRLRVPV, encoded by the coding sequence GTGACCGAGAACCCATGGACGCGCTGGCCGTCCCGGGAGGCGCTGGCCCGTAAAGACGACACCCCGGCCCGGCGCTCGCTGGGCCGGGCGCTGCGGCTGCTGGCGCTCGGGGTCCTGCTGTGGAGCGCGGTCGACAGCCCGCGTGCGCACGGCTGGACGCTGGCCGCCGGGGGAGCGATCGTCCTCGTCGCGGCGGGGGCGGCGCGGGGGTTCTTCCGGATGACGCTGGCTCACCGGCTGTGGCCGTCCCTGCTGCTCCTGACGCTCCTGCTGGGGCTCGCGGTCGCGGCCGAGGCGCTGGGGTTCGGCTCGCCGGCCATCGTTCTGTGGTGCGGCTGCGCCGTCGTGGCGCTGGAGCGGCTTCCGCTGGGCGCCGCGCTCCCCTTCGCCTCGGTCGCCCTGAGCGCGTTCGCCGCCGTCAACGAGGACATGTGGCTGACCACTGCGGCCACGCTCGGCGCCCTGGCCATGGTCGGCTATACCCTGCGCCTCGACGCCGAGGCGCGGGGCAGCGCGGCCCGGCTGCTCGCCCAGGAGCGGGCCGCGCGGGAGGCCGAGGCGGAGTCGGCCGCGCTGACCGAACGGGCCCGCATCGCCCGGGAGATCCACGACGTGCTGGCCCACAGTCTCTCCGCCCAGCTCGTCCACCTGGAGGCGGCCCGGCTCCTCATCGAGCGGGGCGCCGACCGGCAGCAGATCCTCGACCGGGTCGTGGCGGCCCGCGCCATGGCCCGTGACGGCCTCGACGAGACCCGCCAGGCGCTGTCCGCCCTGCGCGGCGACCTGACCCCGCTGGAGGACTTCCTGACCGGCCTTGCGCGCGGTGCCGACGGCACGGAGGTCACTGTGGAGGGTGAGCGCAGACCCCTGCCGGTGGAGGCGTCCCAGGCCGTGCGCAGGGTCGCGCAGGAGGCCCTGACGAACGTCCGCAAACACGCCCCCGGCGCCAGGGTGAGCCTCCGGCTCGCGTACGGCCCCGGTGAAGTGACCCTCGACGTGCGGGACTCGGGCGGCTCGCCGGGTGAACTCGCGGGTGCCGGAGGCGGATACGGTCTCCTCGGCATGCGGGAGCGTGCCGAACTGCTGGGCGGCTCCCTGGAGGCGGGGCCGGACGAGGAAGGGTTCACGGTGAGGCTGAGGGTGCCGGTATGA
- a CDS encoding sensor histidine kinase, translating into MSPTAPVRRLRLGLPRRAFSQILLMQLSIAAGVVVLATGLFLAPLSDQLDDQAMRRALAIAQTTAAMPRLAEDLKHSSPSVDGPVQREAERIRRASGAEYVVVMNGAGVRWSHPDPAQIGGVVSTDPHKALAGQAVMEIDDGTLGRSARGKVPLRGDDGRIVGAVSVGIEYDSVRARLVHAIPGLFAYAGGALAVGALAAWLISRRVHRQTRDLAFSDISALLAEREAMLHGIREGVVALDRAGRVRLLNDEAQRLLGIGDETVGRSPDEALGAGRTADVLAGRVTGTDLLTVRGPRVLVANRMPTDDGGAVATLRDRTELEQLGRELDSTRGLIDALRAQDHEHANRMHTLLGLLELEMYGEAVEFVGEVVGDHRATAEEITERIQDPLLAALLVGKATVAAERGVALKVSDGTRLPDRLVDPRGLVTIVGNLVDNALDAVAGTTHARVEVELRAEGRTAVLRVRDTGPGIPADKRELVFTEGWSTKKPPAHGRRGIGLSLVRRLAERQGGRASVGEAEGGGAEFSVILPDALSEDAPAAPTAPAVTARTAEEEAR; encoded by the coding sequence ATGAGTCCCACCGCCCCCGTCCGCCGTCTGCGCCTCGGCCTTCCCCGGCGCGCCTTCTCGCAGATCCTGCTGATGCAGCTGTCGATCGCGGCCGGCGTGGTGGTGCTCGCGACGGGCCTGTTCCTGGCCCCGCTGAGTGACCAGCTGGACGACCAGGCGATGCGCCGCGCGCTGGCGATCGCCCAGACCACCGCGGCGATGCCGCGGCTCGCCGAAGACCTGAAGCACAGCTCGCCGTCGGTGGACGGCCCGGTCCAGCGGGAGGCCGAGCGCATCCGCCGGGCCAGCGGGGCCGAGTACGTCGTGGTCATGAACGGCGCCGGGGTGCGCTGGTCGCACCCCGACCCCGCCCAGATCGGCGGCGTCGTCTCCACGGACCCGCACAAGGCGCTGGCGGGCCAGGCGGTCATGGAGATCGACGACGGCACCCTGGGCCGCTCCGCGCGCGGCAAGGTGCCCCTGCGAGGCGACGACGGGCGGATCGTCGGGGCGGTGTCGGTCGGCATCGAGTACGACAGCGTGCGCGCCCGCCTGGTCCACGCGATCCCGGGGCTGTTCGCGTATGCGGGCGGCGCCCTCGCGGTGGGCGCGCTGGCGGCCTGGCTGATCTCGCGCCGGGTGCACCGGCAGACCCGGGACCTGGCGTTCTCGGACATCTCGGCGCTGCTCGCGGAGCGCGAAGCGATGCTGCACGGCATCCGGGAGGGCGTCGTGGCACTGGACCGCGCGGGCCGCGTACGGCTCCTGAACGACGAGGCGCAGCGCCTGCTGGGCATCGGCGACGAGACGGTGGGCCGCTCCCCCGACGAAGCGCTCGGCGCGGGCCGCACGGCCGACGTCCTGGCCGGCCGGGTGACCGGCACCGACCTGCTGACCGTGCGCGGCCCGCGCGTCCTGGTCGCCAACCGCATGCCCACGGACGACGGCGGCGCGGTCGCCACCCTGCGCGACCGCACGGAGCTGGAGCAGCTGGGCCGTGAACTCGACTCCACGCGCGGGCTGATCGACGCCCTGCGCGCGCAGGACCACGAGCACGCCAACCGGATGCACACGCTCCTGGGGCTGCTCGAACTGGAGATGTACGGCGAGGCGGTGGAGTTCGTCGGCGAGGTGGTCGGCGACCACCGGGCCACCGCCGAGGAGATCACCGAGCGGATCCAGGACCCCCTGCTCGCGGCGCTGCTGGTCGGCAAGGCGACGGTCGCGGCGGAGCGCGGCGTCGCCCTGAAGGTGTCCGACGGCACGCGGCTCCCGGACCGGCTGGTCGACCCGAGGGGGCTGGTGACGATCGTGGGCAACCTGGTCGACAACGCGCTGGACGCCGTCGCGGGCACCACACACGCACGCGTGGAGGTCGAGTTGCGCGCCGAGGGGCGTACCGCCGTCCTGCGGGTGCGCGACACCGGTCCCGGGATCCCAGCAGACAAGCGTGAGCTGGTGTTCACGGAGGGCTGGTCCACCAAGAAGCCTCCGGCGCACGGCCGTCGCGGCATCGGACTGTCCCTGGTGCGCCGGCTCGCCGAACGGCAGGGCGGGCGAGCCTCCGTGGGAGAGGCCGAGGGCGGGGGCGCGGAGTTCAGCGTGATCCTGCCCGACGCGCTGTCCGAGGACGCCCCGGCGGCCCCGACAGCCCCCGCCGTCACCGCGCGTACCGCCGAGGAGGAGGCACGGTGA
- a CDS encoding DUF1453 domain-containing protein: MAGFVDALVIGAVVALVVVRQFRAAPVDAGRRWWLVPGVLAVMAVREPGLLDAGHRTASAVLLGSEVLVGLVTGAGWAWTTRMWVAADGVVWCRSGKASAAVWGVGVVLRVGLIGIGAAIGVHPHSSALMLSLAATLLVRSGVVAWRAQWLDKARESPAPYGDETPRYRTKERV; this comes from the coding sequence ATGGCCGGGTTTGTCGATGCGTTGGTGATAGGGGCGGTCGTCGCTCTCGTGGTCGTGCGGCAGTTCCGGGCGGCGCCGGTCGACGCCGGGCGGCGGTGGTGGCTCGTGCCCGGGGTGCTGGCCGTCATGGCGGTGCGGGAGCCTGGGCTGCTCGACGCCGGGCATCGGACCGCTTCGGCCGTACTGCTCGGGAGTGAGGTGCTGGTCGGGCTGGTGACCGGGGCCGGGTGGGCGTGGACCACGCGGATGTGGGTCGCCGCGGACGGGGTCGTGTGGTGCAGGAGCGGGAAGGCGAGTGCCGCTGTCTGGGGGGTCGGGGTCGTGCTGCGGGTGGGGCTCATCGGGATCGGGGCCGCGATCGGCGTCCACCCGCACAGTTCTGCCCTGATGCTGTCGCTGGCGGCCACGCTGCTCGTGCGCTCCGGGGTCGTGGCCTGGCGTGCGCAGTGGCTCGACAAGGCGCGCGAGAGCCCCGCGCCGTACGGTGACGAGACGCCCCGGTACCGCACGAAGGAGCGCGTGTGA
- a CDS encoding solute symporter family protein codes for MSGNHQTLALVLFSVFIAVTLGITTWVSRNRHGSAEEFYAGGRLFSPMENGFAIAGDYMSAASFLGISGLIALFGYDGLLYSVGFLVAWLVVLLLIAELVRNCGRFTLADVVAARMSERPVRIAAGASSVIVSIFYLVAQMVGAGSLVALLLGRSGAAAQVWTVIGVGALMVIYVSLGGMRATTWIQIVKAVLLLGGTVALTVLVLVRFHGDFDRLLLTAAERSGHGIDFLAPGLKYGADWTSRFDFISLGLALVLGTAGLPHILSRFYTVPTARAARRSVVWSIGLIGSFYLMTIVLGFGAAAIVGPDAVRQSNAAGNTAVPLLALDLGGGADSMGGTVLFAVVAAVAFATILAVVAGITLASSASVAHDLYASLRRKHAKQRSEVGVARVAAVGIGIVAIALGILARELNVAFLVGLAFAVAASANLPVLLYSLFWRNFTTRGAVWAVYGGLIPALLLVVLSPVVSGSPESLIPGVDFQLFPLQNPGIISIPMGFLAGWFGTVTSSEEPDEARHAETEVRSLTGAGAV; via the coding sequence GTGAGCGGTAACCATCAGACCCTGGCCCTCGTGCTGTTCAGCGTGTTCATCGCCGTCACACTGGGCATCACGACCTGGGTCAGCCGCAACCGGCACGGCTCGGCCGAGGAGTTCTACGCGGGCGGGCGCCTGTTCTCCCCGATGGAGAACGGCTTCGCCATCGCGGGCGACTACATGTCGGCCGCTTCCTTCCTCGGCATCTCCGGCCTGATCGCCCTGTTCGGCTACGACGGCCTGCTGTACTCGGTCGGCTTCCTCGTCGCCTGGCTGGTCGTGCTGCTCCTCATCGCCGAACTCGTGCGCAACTGCGGGCGGTTCACGCTCGCGGACGTCGTCGCGGCGCGGATGAGCGAGCGGCCGGTGCGCATCGCGGCGGGCGCCTCCTCCGTCATCGTGTCCATCTTCTACCTGGTCGCGCAGATGGTCGGCGCGGGCAGTCTGGTCGCGCTCCTGCTGGGCCGCAGCGGGGCGGCGGCCCAGGTGTGGACGGTCATCGGGGTCGGCGCGCTGATGGTCATCTACGTGTCGCTGGGAGGCATGCGCGCCACCACCTGGATCCAGATCGTCAAGGCGGTCCTGCTGCTCGGCGGCACGGTCGCGCTGACCGTCCTCGTCCTCGTCCGCTTCCACGGCGACTTCGACCGGCTGCTGCTCACCGCGGCCGAACGCAGCGGGCACGGCATCGACTTCCTGGCGCCCGGCCTGAAGTACGGCGCGGACTGGACCTCGCGCTTCGACTTCATCAGCCTCGGTCTCGCCCTCGTGCTGGGCACGGCCGGCCTGCCGCACATCCTGTCCCGCTTCTACACCGTGCCGACCGCGCGGGCGGCCCGCCGCTCGGTGGTCTGGTCGATCGGCCTGATCGGCAGCTTCTACCTGATGACGATCGTGCTGGGCTTCGGCGCCGCCGCGATCGTCGGGCCGGACGCCGTGCGCCAGTCCAACGCGGCCGGCAACACGGCGGTCCCGCTGCTCGCCCTCGACCTCGGCGGCGGCGCCGACTCCATGGGCGGCACGGTGCTGTTCGCGGTCGTCGCCGCCGTCGCCTTCGCCACCATCCTCGCGGTGGTCGCCGGCATCACGCTCGCCTCCTCGGCGTCCGTGGCCCACGACCTGTACGCGTCGCTGCGCCGCAAGCACGCCAAGCAGCGCAGCGAGGTCGGGGTCGCACGGGTCGCGGCCGTCGGCATCGGCATCGTCGCGATCGCGCTCGGCATCCTGGCCCGCGAACTCAACGTCGCGTTCCTGGTCGGCCTCGCCTTCGCCGTCGCCGCGTCGGCGAACCTGCCGGTGCTGCTCTACTCGCTGTTCTGGCGCAACTTCACCACCCGGGGCGCGGTGTGGGCGGTCTACGGCGGGCTGATCCCGGCGCTGCTGCTCGTCGTGCTGTCGCCGGTCGTCTCGGGCAGCCCCGAGTCGCTGATCCCCGGCGTCGACTTCCAGCTCTTCCCGCTCCAGAACCCGGGCATCATCTCGATCCCGATGGGCTTCCTCGCGGGCTGGTTCGGCACGGTCACCTCGTCCGAGGAGCCCGACGAGGCCCGGCACGCGGAGACGGAGGTGCGTTCGCTGACAGGAGCGGGAGCCGTGTAG
- a CDS encoding DUF7455 domain-containing protein: MTTVLTPASPLTAGDRCDRCGAQAYLRVVLASGGELLFCAHHGRKFEPELKKIAAEIQDETERLTAVPATASEDER; this comes from the coding sequence GTGACTACTGTTCTGACCCCCGCGAGCCCGCTGACGGCCGGCGATCGCTGCGACCGCTGCGGCGCCCAGGCATACCTGCGCGTTGTCCTGGCGAGCGGCGGAGAACTGCTCTTCTGCGCCCACCACGGCCGGAAGTTCGAGCCGGAGCTCAAGAAGATCGCCGCTGAGATACAGGACGAGACGGAGCGGCTGACGGCCGTTCCCGCGACCGCCTCCGAGGATGAGCGCTGA